One genomic segment of Ricinus communis isolate WT05 ecotype wild-type chromosome 3, ASM1957865v1, whole genome shotgun sequence includes these proteins:
- the LOC8259469 gene encoding pentatricopeptide repeat-containing protein At4g21065, with product MQSAANKTRLFRTVTESTITLASTISNKREAEQRCLSLLQDCNTFSKLTQIHTQILKLGLSNNPLVLTKYTSTSSNLHAIDYASSFIFSPESDKRLYDTFLFNTIIRAYAHSNNVSKGKALCMYKLMLEYDVLPNKFTYPFVLKACAGIGYLNLGKSVHGSVLKFGFDNDVHVQNTMVHMYCCGRDGIEFAREVFDEMCKRDPVSWSAMIGGYARLGRCSDAIDLFREMQIEGVCRPDEITMVSVLSACTDLGALELGKWVESYIEKEKVQKSVELCNALIDMFAKCGDVDKAIKLFRNMKDRTIVSWTSVIAGLAMHGRGLEAVEFFEEMIKSGVLPDDVAFIGLLSACSHSGLVDKGREYFDLMRENFGIVPKIEHYGCVVDMLCRAGLVNEALEFVQEMPTEPNAVVCRTLINACCAHGKLKLGERITKQLIRNEPMHESNYVLLSNVYAKMLNWEKKTRIRELMDRKGMRKIPGSTMVELGNEIYEFVAGDKSHPQFNEIYEMVDEMGRKMKRAGYIPATSEVLLDINDEDKEDTLNTHSEKLAIAFALLNTPPGGPIRIVKNLRVCNDCHSATKFISKIYNREIIMRDRNRFHHFTNGVCSCNDFW from the coding sequence ATGCAATCCGCAGCTAATAAAACCAGGCTGTTTCGTACAGTAACTGAATCAACTATAACACTCGCATCCACAATCAGCAATAAAAGAGAAGCAGAGCAGAGATGCCTTTCACTTCTTCAGGACTGCAATACATTCTCAAAACTCACTCAAATCCATACCCAAATCCTCAAGTTGGGTCTTTCTAACAACCCACTTGTCCTCACCAAGTATACTTCCACATCCTCTAATCTCCACGCAATTGACTATGCttcttcatttatattttcacCTGAATCCGATAAACGTTTATACGATACGTTTCTGTTCAATACAATTATTAGAGCTTATGCCCATAGTAATAATGTTTCCAAGGGTAAAGCTCTATGTATGTATAAGCTTATGCTTGAATATGATGTTTTGCCTAATAAATTTACGTACCCATTTGTCCTTAAGGCTTGTGCCGGTATTGGGTACTTGAATTTAGGCAAGTCTGTTCATGGGTCAGTATTGAAATTTGGCTTCGATAATGATGTCCATGTGCAAAATACAATGGTCCATATGTATTGTTGTGGAAGAGATGGGATTGAGTTTGCACGTGAAGTGTTTGATGAAATGTGTAAAAGGGATCCTGTCTCCTGGAGTGCAATGATTGGTGGGTATGCTCGTTTGGGAAGGTGTAGCGATGCGATTGACTTGTTTAGAGAAATGCAGATTGAAGGTGTTTGTCGTCCTGATGAGATAACTATGGTTTCTGTTTTATCTGCTTGTACTGATTTAGGTGCTCTTGAGTTAGGAAAGTGGGTAGagtcttatattgagaaagaGAAAGTTCAAAAGAGTGTTGAGCTCTGTAATGCTTTGATTGACATGTTTGCTAAGTGTGGTGATGTTGACAAAGCTATCAAATTGTTTAGAAATATGAAAGATAGGACCATTGTTTCTTGGACTTCTGTGATTGCTGGTTTGGCAATGCACGGTCGTGGTTTAGAGGCTGTTGAATTCTTTGAGGAAATGATAAAAAGTGGGGTATTGCCAGATGATGTTGCATTTATCGGGTTGCTTTCTGCCTGTAGCCATTCAGGATTAGTTGATAAAGGGAGagaatattttgatttgatgAGAGAGAATTTTGGTATAGTACCTAAAATCGAACACTATGGTTGTGTGGTAGATATGTTGTGCCGGGCAGGACTTGTTAATGAGGCATTGGAATTTGTTCAGGAAATGCCCACTGAGCCTAATGCTGTTGTTTGCCGCACGCTGATTAATGCTTGTTGTGCTCATGGTAAACTCAAGCTTGGTGAAAGGATCACTAAACAGCTTATTAGAAATGAGCCCATGCATGAGTCAAATTATGTACTACTGTCCAACGTATACGCCAAAATGTTAAACTGGGAAAAGAAAACGAGGATTCGAGAGTTGATGGATAGGAAAGGAATGAGAAAGATCCCTGGAAGCACTATGGTTGAGTTAGGCAATGAAATTTACGAATTTGTGGCTGGAGATAAATCTCATCCGCAGTTCAATGAAATATATGAGATGGTGGATGAGATGGGGAGGAAGATGAAGCGGGCTGGCTATATCCCGGCTACATCAGAGGTTTTACTTGATATTAATGATGAGGACAAGGAAGACACTTTGAACACACATAGTGAAAAGCTGGCTATTGCTTTTGCCCTTCTCAATACCCCACCTGGTGGGCCTATTAGAATTGTGAAGAATTTGCGAGTTTGCAATGATTGCCACTCTGCTACCAAGTTCATCTCCAAAATATACAATCGAGAAATAATAATGAGAGACCGCAACCGTTTTCACCATTTCACAAATGGTGTGTGCTCATGTAACGATTTCTGGTGA